One window of the Desulfobacterales bacterium genome contains the following:
- a CDS encoding ATP-binding cassette domain-containing protein, which yields MIHVENLTKYYNNDFCAVDHINFDIKKGEIVGLLGPNGAGKTTTLRMLTGYFLPTSGDIRVKDFSIYDQPIEIKNLIGYLPESAPLYHDMLVFDYLEYVANIRGLKKEEKLPRIKRLAYLCGLSDIMHKTIGELSKGLKQRVGLAHAMMKDPEILILDEPTSGLDPNQIVEIREIIKKIGKEKTVILSTHILSEAEATCDRIVIINKGKIAADGTTASLKEAEHGKYFIHLSLLNTNINLVKDKFGLISEIEKIEVIDQKPDMLNIKLLCKSSKDIRKDIYQIIKETDWVLIELKKESKTLEDIFRELTKED from the coding sequence ATGATTCATGTGGAAAACTTGACAAAGTATTACAATAATGATTTTTGTGCTGTGGATCATATAAATTTTGACATCAAAAAAGGAGAGATTGTAGGTCTTTTAGGCCCTAACGGAGCTGGAAAAACTACGACTCTTCGGATGCTTACGGGATATTTTCTGCCCACATCAGGAGATATTCGCGTTAAAGATTTTTCAATTTATGATCAGCCTATTGAAATTAAAAACCTTATCGGATATCTTCCAGAGTCAGCACCTCTTTATCACGATATGCTTGTATTCGATTATTTAGAATACGTAGCAAACATAAGGGGGCTTAAAAAAGAAGAAAAACTTCCTCGAATAAAACGATTAGCCTATCTTTGCGGCCTTTCAGATATAATGCATAAAACTATCGGGGAACTTTCTAAAGGTTTAAAGCAAAGAGTAGGACTTGCACATGCAATGATGAAAGATCCTGAAATACTTATTCTTGATGAGCCAACGTCAGGTCTTGATCCTAACCAGATTGTGGAAATACGCGAAATTATTAAGAAAATAGGAAAAGAAAAAACAGTTATACTTTCAACTCATATTTTGAGCGAAGCTGAAGCCACATGCGATCGAATTGTCATAATAAACAAAGGAAAGATTGCAGCAGACGGCACTACAGCTTCTTTAAAAGAAGCGGAACACGGAAAGTATTTTATTCATCTTTCCCTTTTAAACACAAATATTAATTTGGTTAAGGATAAATTTGGTTTGATTTCCGAAATAGAAAAAATAGAAGTTATCGATCAAAAGCCTGATATGCTTAATATTAAACTGTTGTGCAAGTCATCAAAAGATATTAGAAAGGATATTTATCAAATTATTAAAGAAACGGACTGGGTTCTTATTGAGTTAAAAAAAGAAAGCAAAACTCTTGAAGATATATTCCGAGAACTTACCAAGGAGGATTAA
- a CDS encoding ABC transporter permease subunit, with amino-acid sequence MNQVFHIFKKEFKDYFISPVAYIVISIFLLVTGWFFFTPFFLYNQASLRDFFNLLPITFSFIIPAITMRLFSEEVNVGSYEILLTMPVTFRDVILGKFFASVVFVISMLVPTLAYPITVAFLGQLDLGPVIGGYIGAILLGASFCAFGLFASSLTRNQIIAFIIGLVICFSLAIVDKMLVFFSSTIVGVIGYLGAGFHFQNISKGLIDSRDVIYFFSIIFIGLYAAHIAMQEKI; translated from the coding sequence ATGAATCAGGTTTTTCATATTTTTAAAAAAGAATTTAAAGATTATTTTATATCACCAGTAGCCTATATTGTTATTTCTATTTTTCTTCTTGTGACGGGCTGGTTTTTTTTTACCCCGTTTTTTCTTTATAATCAGGCTTCATTACGGGATTTTTTTAATCTTTTGCCTATTACATTTTCGTTTATAATCCCAGCTATAACTATGAGACTTTTTTCAGAAGAAGTTAATGTAGGTTCTTATGAAATTCTTCTCACAATGCCAGTTACTTTCCGGGATGTTATTTTAGGGAAGTTTTTCGCTTCGGTTGTTTTTGTGATATCAATGCTTGTTCCTACCCTTGCATATCCTATTACTGTAGCATTTTTGGGTCAATTAGATTTAGGGCCTGTAATCGGAGGATATATAGGCGCTATTTTATTAGGTGCATCGTTTTGCGCATTTGGACTTTTTGCTTCATCCCTTACTCGAAATCAAATAATTGCTTTTATTATAGGCTTAGTTATATGTTTTAGCCTTGCTATTGTCGATAAAATGCTTGTATTTTTTTCAAGCACTATTGTTGGAGTTATAGGATATTTAGGTGCGGGCTTTCATTTTCAAAACATATCTAAAGGGCTTATAGATTCAAGAGATGTGATTTATTTTTTTAGTATTATTTTTATTGGTTTATATGCAGCTCATATTGCTATGCAGGAAAAAATATAA
- a CDS encoding purine-binding chemotaxis protein CheW: MNSLDVTQTIKTDVNRREGKYLMFSLGKEEYGIVILKIKEIIGMMPVTSVPQTPSFVKGVINLRGKVIPIIDLRLRFNMDSEEYNDRTCIIVVEIAHNSVNIIMGVVVDSVSEVATIKEEDIENTPAFGTKLKTDYILGMAKLEGRVKILLDIDKVLSKEEMEILNNNTL, from the coding sequence ATGAATTCTTTAGACGTTACCCAAACTATTAAAACCGATGTAAATAGAAGGGAAGGTAAATATTTAATGTTTTCCCTCGGCAAAGAAGAATACGGAATAGTCATATTAAAAATAAAAGAAATAATCGGTATGATGCCTGTAACTTCTGTTCCACAAACTCCGTCATTCGTGAAGGGGGTTATTAATTTGAGAGGTAAAGTTATTCCGATTATAGATTTAAGGCTTCGTTTTAACATGGATTCCGAGGAATATAATGATAGAACTTGTATAATCGTTGTAGAAATTGCCCATAATTCCGTAAATATTATCATGGGAGTTGTTGTTGATTCTGTTTCTGAAGTAGCTACAATTAAAGAAGAAGATATTGAAAATACTCCAGCCTTTGGAACAAAGCTTAAAACTGATTATATTCTTGGAATGGCTAAATTAGAAGGTAGAGTTAAAATACTTCTTGATATAGATAAAGTATTGAGTAAAGAAGAAATGGAGATACTTAATAATAATACACTTTAA